A genomic region of Leptolyngbya sp. NIES-2104 contains the following coding sequences:
- a CDS encoding glycosyltransferase family 4 protein, which translates to MKPFLLVAADFIKTGGMDRANYALADYLARQGAEVHLVSHRIDIELQTYPNVVWHPVPKVANSNFLGEFFIDRVGQFWARQITQRGGRVLVNGGNCSWGDVNWVHYVHAAYQPESKVSTLQRAKIAVTHQYFCQAERRSLQQAQLIITNSERTRTDLVQHQLAPASKVRSIYYGIDPTLFYPAAPEEIRSLRQQLNLPLDCPIVVFIGALSDRRKGFDVLFEAWKRLCQTPAWKAQLFVIGRGAELPIWKQKLMDASLVDRIHFLGFRSDVPDLLRASDCLVAPTRYEAYGLGVHEALCCGIPAIVTETAGVAERYSSECRNLLLSEVTVIELVKKLLDWSNSQDHYQALIRSQITRKLRRETWDEMAKQMLDAIETPTSVLV; encoded by the coding sequence ATGAAGCCTTTTCTCTTAGTTGCAGCCGATTTTATCAAAACTGGGGGCATGGATCGAGCAAACTATGCTCTAGCCGATTATCTGGCTCGTCAAGGGGCAGAAGTTCATTTAGTGTCTCACAGGATTGATATTGAACTTCAAACCTATCCGAATGTGGTGTGGCATCCGGTTCCTAAGGTTGCGAACTCGAATTTTCTGGGTGAGTTTTTCATTGATCGAGTAGGACAGTTCTGGGCGCGACAAATCACCCAGCGAGGAGGGCGAGTTCTAGTGAACGGTGGGAACTGCTCCTGGGGAGACGTGAACTGGGTGCATTACGTTCACGCAGCCTATCAGCCAGAATCGAAAGTCAGTACTTTGCAACGGGCAAAAATTGCAGTAACGCATCAATATTTTTGTCAGGCGGAACGGCGCAGTTTGCAGCAAGCACAATTGATCATTACGAATTCAGAGCGAACCCGAACGGACTTAGTTCAACATCAGTTAGCGCCTGCTTCTAAAGTTCGATCGATCTACTACGGCATTGACCCAACTCTTTTTTACCCTGCCGCGCCTGAAGAAATCCGATCGCTCAGACAGCAGTTAAATTTACCGCTTGATTGTCCGATCGTAGTTTTCATCGGTGCATTAAGCGATCGACGAAAAGGGTTTGATGTGCTATTTGAAGCATGGAAACGGCTTTGTCAAACTCCAGCTTGGAAGGCTCAATTATTCGTCATTGGGCGTGGAGCAGAGTTACCGATTTGGAAGCAAAAACTGATGGATGCGAGCTTAGTTGATCGCATTCATTTTCTCGGTTTCCGCTCTGATGTCCCCGATTTGCTACGCGCCTCTGATTGTTTAGTTGCTCCAACTCGATATGAGGCTTATGGATTAGGCGTTCATGAGGCTTTATGCTGTGGAATTCCAGCGATCGTGACTGAAACGGCTGGCGTTGCAGAACGTTATTCTTCAGAATGTCGCAATTTATTGTTATCAGAAGTCACGGTTATTGAACTGGTGAAAAAACTATTGGATTGGAGCAATTCTCAAGATCATTATCAAGCGTTAATCCGATCGCAAATCACGCGCAAACTTCGACGCGAAACCTGGGATGAGATGGCAAAACAGATGCTTGATGCGATCGAAACTCCTACTTCTGTACTTGTTTAG
- a CDS encoding glycosyltransferase family 4 protein, whose translation MRKTVACSAPYGSGGLGQHFSFIVEEARSQNTLAEYYTPRPKLDDSLGRNVQVSQRKQLLMQYSPLRYDLGWLTYFANDWFDRAVAAVLSPGDELNIVGAGQALHSFQRARELEYRILSLQADTSHINHVAIQNLKAIRAFGIEPSWLNNALRRKTLQAYEMADLIYVTSDYSYQSFIRAGIPESKLRTVSLPVHSRFTPASTHNKDGVFRVLYCGSLTVTKGIPVLLEAFSRLPGRNSELILVGGSTTHGMRKYLEAWKQRDSRIRIAPGDPLPHLQRASVYVHPSYQDGFAYAPMEALACGVPVVVTEDTGMKTFVQEGRNGYVVPTGDWEAILDRLKLYQSLHQSVATL comes from the coding sequence ATGAGAAAAACAGTCGCTTGCTCTGCACCTTATGGCTCTGGCGGATTAGGACAGCACTTTTCATTCATTGTTGAAGAAGCGCGATCGCAAAACACGCTGGCTGAGTACTATACGCCTCGTCCGAAATTAGATGATTCGCTCGGTCGAAACGTTCAAGTCTCCCAGCGCAAACAACTTCTCATGCAATACTCACCGCTCCGGTACGATCTAGGGTGGTTGACGTATTTCGCGAATGATTGGTTCGATCGTGCTGTCGCCGCAGTGCTTTCTCCGGGCGATGAACTCAACATTGTCGGTGCAGGACAAGCGCTTCATTCCTTTCAACGCGCTCGTGAGCTAGAATACCGCATTCTCTCGCTCCAAGCTGATACAAGTCATATCAATCATGTTGCAATTCAGAACTTAAAAGCAATTCGAGCATTTGGAATTGAGCCAAGTTGGTTAAACAACGCACTACGCCGCAAAACGCTGCAAGCTTATGAAATGGCAGATTTGATTTATGTTACTTCTGACTACTCATATCAATCATTTATTAGAGCAGGAATTCCAGAATCAAAGTTAAGAACGGTCAGCCTTCCGGTTCACTCACGATTTACGCCTGCATCTACACATAACAAAGATGGCGTTTTTCGAGTCCTGTACTGCGGTAGCTTAACCGTTACTAAAGGAATCCCTGTATTACTTGAAGCATTCTCGCGTCTTCCAGGACGTAACTCCGAGCTAATTCTAGTCGGTGGATCGACGACTCACGGGATGCGAAAGTACCTTGAAGCTTGGAAACAGCGAGATTCACGCATTCGGATTGCTCCGGGTGATCCACTGCCTCATTTGCAGCGTGCCAGTGTTTATGTGCATCCTTCCTATCAAGATGGGTTCGCTTATGCACCGATGGAAGCTCTCGCTTGCGGAGTTCCTGTGGTCGTTACAGAAGACACAGGCATGAAAACCTTTGTGCAGGAAGGCAGAAATGGTTATGTTGTGCCCACTGGAGATTGGGAAGCCATCCTCGATCGACTAAAACTTTATCAATCCTTGCATCAATCGGTAGCTACTTTATGA
- a CDS encoding glycosyltransferase family 4 protein: MIIGHYESDIWAAGGLAAYIRRIGQAQRSLGHTVYYFSQNASVGIENEQVQPILVSSEPDLYDQAKRLKLDILHVHGEVTTIPPRQFATVRTLQGHQPYCPSASKFLKQSNQPCNRSYSVLGCLQGHLLDRCGSIRPNQLIQNFQAIAKIRPVLSQMPVIVVSQFLKDRLVEVGYDASSIHVLHLFAPKVFQPSSPPTVGVPRFVFLGRFTPEKGLSWLFNAIAQVSVPIHLDVAGQGNQAAQIQQQIDTLGLCDRVTLHGWLNEAQTEQLIAQARAVVYPSLWHEPGGTVAFEAMAQARALIMSRVGGMPEVVRDGVNGLLVEPNDVVQLAHSLERLAKDWQLAKQLGETGQAYAIEQFSLDHHLTQLMHIYQQNVRSTQESLSCI, from the coding sequence ATGATCATTGGTCACTATGAGTCAGATATTTGGGCAGCGGGTGGACTCGCTGCTTATATTCGTCGCATCGGACAAGCCCAGCGATCGCTGGGGCACACAGTCTACTACTTCTCACAGAATGCCAGTGTTGGAATTGAGAATGAGCAGGTGCAGCCCATTTTAGTAAGCAGTGAGCCTGACTTATACGATCAAGCGAAACGCTTAAAGCTGGATATTCTGCATGTGCACGGTGAAGTGACAACGATACCGCCGCGTCAGTTTGCTACAGTTCGCACCCTTCAGGGACATCAACCTTACTGTCCCAGTGCAAGTAAGTTTCTAAAACAATCGAATCAGCCTTGTAATCGGTCTTATAGTGTACTGGGCTGCTTACAGGGACATTTGCTCGATCGCTGTGGTAGTATTCGCCCAAATCAACTGATTCAAAATTTTCAGGCGATCGCGAAAATTCGACCAGTCTTATCACAGATGCCTGTGATCGTCGTGAGTCAGTTTCTCAAGGATCGGCTGGTTGAAGTGGGCTATGATGCTTCATCAATTCATGTTCTGCATCTGTTTGCTCCGAAAGTTTTTCAACCCAGTTCACCTCCAACGGTGGGAGTTCCTCGATTTGTGTTTTTGGGACGATTCACCCCTGAAAAAGGCTTGAGTTGGCTATTCAATGCGATTGCTCAAGTTTCTGTTCCGATTCATCTCGATGTGGCTGGACAGGGCAATCAAGCCGCACAAATTCAGCAGCAGATTGACACCCTTGGATTGTGCGATCGCGTTACGCTGCACGGTTGGCTAAATGAAGCTCAAACTGAACAGTTAATCGCTCAAGCCCGCGCAGTCGTTTATCCTTCGCTCTGGCATGAACCTGGTGGAACAGTTGCGTTTGAAGCGATGGCGCAGGCGAGAGCACTGATTATGAGTCGTGTTGGTGGGATGCCTGAAGTTGTGCGAGATGGAGTCAATGGTCTGTTAGTTGAGCCGAATGACGTTGTACAACTTGCCCACAGTCTAGAGCGATTAGCAAAGGATTGGCAGTTAGCAAAACAACTCGGAGAAACTGGACAAGCGTACGCGATCGAGCAGTTTAGCCTCGATCATCACTTGACTCAATTGATGCACATCTATCAGCAAAATGTTCGATCGACTCAGGAATCTTTGAGCTGCATCTGA
- a CDS encoding glycosyltransferase: MNQLLVSVIICTHNPRRDYLDRVLEALKQQTLRQEQWELLLIDNASDRVLADEIDLSWHFQAHHIREEQLGLTPARLRGIRESQAELLILVDDDNVLAPNYLETARDLSQQWTMIGAWGGQVLPEFEEQSQAWIKPYWGNLALKELDADRWGNIPQNEFLPCGAGMCLRRSVAQQYVKLVQAQSMRMQLDRKGKSLMSGGDTDIAFTACHMGLGIGVFKALMLTHLIPKFRLQEDYLLRLQEAMYYSGIVMQANWGNLPVRTWRTRFAGYARRWFMDARSRRFHDAAQRGIDAALRDLAQMQLKDS; this comes from the coding sequence ATGAATCAACTTCTTGTTAGTGTCATCATCTGTACTCACAATCCACGTCGAGATTATCTCGATCGCGTTCTTGAAGCACTGAAACAGCAAACGTTACGCCAAGAACAATGGGAACTGTTGTTGATCGATAATGCCAGCGATCGCGTTCTGGCAGATGAGATTGATTTATCTTGGCATTTTCAAGCTCATCACATTCGAGAAGAGCAACTCGGATTAACGCCTGCACGATTGCGAGGAATTCGAGAATCACAGGCTGAGCTTTTGATCTTGGTCGATGACGATAATGTGTTAGCACCGAACTATCTAGAAACAGCACGAGACCTTTCCCAGCAATGGACGATGATCGGGGCTTGGGGTGGGCAAGTTTTACCAGAGTTCGAGGAACAATCACAAGCCTGGATCAAACCTTACTGGGGAAACTTAGCGCTAAAAGAGTTAGACGCAGATCGATGGGGCAACATTCCGCAGAATGAATTTCTTCCTTGCGGAGCTGGAATGTGTTTGCGTCGATCGGTTGCCCAACAGTATGTCAAATTAGTTCAAGCACAATCGATGCGAATGCAGCTCGATCGTAAGGGCAAATCATTGATGTCTGGTGGAGATACAGACATTGCTTTTACTGCCTGTCACATGGGACTAGGAATCGGAGTCTTCAAAGCGTTGATGTTGACCCATCTCATTCCAAAATTCCGACTTCAAGAAGACTATTTGCTACGACTCCAAGAAGCGATGTATTATTCTGGCATTGTGATGCAGGCAAACTGGGGAAATTTACCGGTTAGAACTTGGCGGACTCGATTCGCGGGCTATGCTCGTCGATGGTTCATGGATGCTCGATCGCGTCGTTTTCACGATGCAGCTCAGCGCGGAATTGATGCAGCTCTGAGAGATCTCGCTCAGATGCAGCTCAAAGATTCCTGA
- a CDS encoding bifunctional 2-polyprenyl-6-hydroxyphenol methylase/3-demethylubiquinol 3-O-methyltransferase UbiG, with product MNPVQIPMQSEYDYSLYYRHWHDESDRYAEQMAAAHCYQLQPLIQASQTDPAIDIGCGMGFAILALQKLGFTSVTGIDTDTQQIKACKKRGLAVEQVSNTIAYLDQFPNRFGLVLMLDVLEHIPVKQQIAVIRSIHASLKPGGQLILQVPNANSLMGVRTRYMDFTHCSTFTEHSLRFVLLNSGFSQVDIGDAHPAKRPSLRLWKQIARQRMIQFLHRSIVRALWRQVLTAEFGESAKQIPIDINLRAIAFKELTQV from the coding sequence ATGAATCCAGTACAAATTCCGATGCAGTCAGAGTATGACTATAGCTTGTACTACAGACATTGGCATGATGAGAGCGATCGATATGCAGAACAAATGGCAGCCGCCCATTGCTATCAGTTACAGCCTTTAATTCAGGCTTCTCAGACTGATCCCGCGATCGACATTGGTTGCGGCATGGGATTTGCAATCTTAGCGCTTCAAAAACTGGGATTTACTTCGGTGACTGGAATTGATACCGATACCCAGCAGATCAAAGCTTGCAAAAAACGAGGATTAGCCGTTGAGCAGGTGAGTAATACAATCGCGTATCTTGACCAATTTCCTAATCGGTTTGGATTAGTGCTAATGCTAGATGTATTAGAACATATTCCAGTCAAGCAGCAGATTGCAGTCATTCGATCAATTCATGCCTCACTAAAACCCGGTGGGCAATTGATTTTGCAAGTTCCAAATGCAAATTCGTTGATGGGTGTCCGCACTCGGTACATGGACTTTACGCATTGTTCGACGTTTACGGAGCACTCCCTTCGATTTGTCTTGTTAAACAGTGGATTTAGCCAAGTCGATATTGGTGATGCACACCCAGCAAAGCGACCGTCGCTGAGACTCTGGAAACAAATCGCACGCCAAAGAATGATTCAGTTTCTACACCGATCAATAGTTCGGGCACTGTGGCGGCAAGTCTTAACCGCAGAATTCGGAGAATCTGCTAAGCAGATTCCGATCGATATCAATCTTCGAGCGATCGCATTTAAAGAACTTACCCAGGTGTAA
- a CDS encoding ABC transporter ATP-binding protein, with translation MSNPVIRVENLGKKYTLQHQQQGRQYKALRDVIMNRLRREARSQSQEEFWALKDVSFEIQPGDRVGVIGRNGAGKSTLLKVLSRITRQTTGRIQLRGRVASLLEVGTGFHPELTGRENIYLNGAILGMSKAEIQRKFDEIVAFAEVEKFLDTPVKRYSSGMYVRLAFAVAAHLEPEILIVDEVLAVGDAQFQRKCLGKMEDVSKREGRTVLFVSHNMGAVQQLTKTSMVLNQGRLAFYGTSEEAIHCYLETSIDRSTRIYEVDRAPRKYLDLPRNVEFVQLEIENYPNKIIPFNADIHIRITVRGNESIDSFRFSMTIFRADGSPVGSFFSSEIHSIQQGQEATFRLELHDLKLVQGLYHAGLATGMGHPGIGHSDFDVILDVLHFEVMAPESNDGICATWTPGWGSIRFNSPKVTQVS, from the coding sequence ATGTCTAATCCAGTCATTCGAGTTGAAAATTTAGGCAAAAAATATACTCTGCAACATCAACAGCAGGGACGGCAGTACAAAGCATTGCGCGATGTGATAATGAACCGTCTTCGGAGGGAAGCGCGATCGCAGTCTCAAGAGGAATTTTGGGCGCTTAAAGATGTATCGTTCGAGATTCAACCGGGCGATCGGGTGGGCGTTATCGGGCGCAATGGTGCCGGAAAATCAACGCTACTCAAAGTTCTAAGCCGTATCACGCGACAAACTACAGGTAGAATTCAGCTCAGGGGACGAGTCGCAAGTTTATTAGAAGTTGGAACCGGGTTTCATCCAGAGCTAACCGGACGAGAAAATATCTATCTCAATGGTGCAATCTTAGGAATGAGCAAAGCTGAGATTCAGCGCAAGTTTGATGAGATTGTTGCATTTGCTGAAGTTGAGAAGTTCCTAGATACACCTGTGAAACGCTACTCTTCAGGAATGTATGTTCGATTGGCGTTCGCGGTTGCCGCACATTTAGAGCCAGAAATTTTGATTGTTGATGAAGTCTTAGCGGTAGGAGATGCTCAGTTTCAGAGAAAATGTCTGGGGAAAATGGAAGATGTTTCAAAGCGAGAAGGGCGGACAGTATTGTTTGTCAGTCACAATATGGGAGCCGTTCAGCAATTGACAAAGACTTCGATGGTTCTGAATCAAGGTCGTTTGGCATTCTATGGTACTAGTGAAGAAGCAATTCACTGTTACTTAGAAACCTCGATCGATCGATCGACTCGAATTTATGAAGTCGATCGCGCTCCTCGAAAGTATTTGGATCTGCCTCGCAATGTTGAATTCGTCCAGCTTGAGATTGAAAACTATCCGAATAAAATCATTCCCTTTAATGCAGATATTCATATTCGGATTACGGTTCGAGGGAATGAATCGATCGATTCATTTCGATTTAGCATGACAATCTTTCGCGCCGATGGATCACCTGTCGGCAGCTTTTTCAGTTCTGAGATTCACTCAATTCAACAAGGGCAAGAAGCAACATTTCGCCTAGAACTCCATGATCTAAAACTGGTTCAGGGCTTATATCATGCGGGACTGGCAACAGGTATGGGTCATCCAGGTATAGGACATTCAGATTTTGATGTGATTTTAGATGTGTTGCACTTTGAAGTGATGGCTCCTGAAAGCAATGATGGAATCTGTGCGACTTGGACACCCGGATGGGGATCGATTCGATTTAATTCACCAAAGGTTACACAGGTATCGTAG
- a CDS encoding ABC transporter permease, with product MNTKELTLEAGRLDRQYWKDLWRYRELMYFLAWRDILVRYKQTAIGVAWALIRPFLTMVIFSVLFGGLAKLPSEGVPYPILVFSAMLPWQFFASALSDCSSSLIANSNLLSKVYFPRLIVPVSSIIVSFVDFMISGMILLGLMAWYNFVPDWRILTLPLFIAIAFGAAIGAGLWLAALNVEYRDFRYVVPFLVQFGLYVSPVGFSSSIVPEQWRWLYSLNPMVSVIDGFRWAILGGKTTINIPGFILSLTLVLLLFLSGIWYFRKMEESFADVI from the coding sequence ATGAACACTAAAGAGCTTACCCTTGAAGCGGGTCGCCTTGATCGACAGTATTGGAAAGACCTCTGGAGATACAGAGAATTAATGTATTTTCTGGCTTGGCGAGATATCTTAGTTCGTTATAAGCAAACCGCGATCGGGGTTGCCTGGGCGTTGATTCGTCCGTTTCTTACGATGGTGATTTTCTCGGTGCTGTTTGGTGGATTAGCAAAGCTGCCCTCTGAAGGTGTACCGTATCCAATTTTAGTGTTCTCAGCGATGCTTCCCTGGCAGTTTTTTGCAAGTGCATTGAGTGATTGTAGCAGTAGCCTGATTGCGAACTCAAACTTACTTTCTAAAGTTTATTTTCCTCGATTAATTGTTCCGGTTAGTAGCATTATTGTTAGTTTTGTTGATTTTATGATTTCTGGAATGATTCTGCTCGGCTTGATGGCTTGGTATAATTTTGTTCCAGATTGGCGAATTTTGACCTTGCCGTTGTTTATTGCGATCGCATTTGGAGCTGCGATCGGAGCCGGATTATGGCTCGCCGCATTGAATGTCGAGTATCGGGATTTTCGCTATGTTGTACCGTTCTTGGTGCAGTTTGGTCTCTATGTTTCGCCTGTTGGATTTAGCAGCAGTATTGTTCCTGAGCAATGGCGGTGGCTCTATTCGCTTAATCCGATGGTGAGCGTGATTGATGGATTTCGCTGGGCGATCTTGGGTGGAAAAACGACGATCAACATTCCTGGATTTATTTTGTCTCTCACACTCGTTTTATTGTTGTTTTTGAGTGGAATTTGGTACTTCCGCAAAATGGAAGAGTCTTTTGCGGATGTGATCTAA
- a CDS encoding bifunctional 2-polyprenyl-6-hydroxyphenol methylase/3-demethylubiquinol 3-O-methyltransferase UbiG, translating into MKQTTRGHYYRKQLECQSSVISWSHRSRFEAAAKLIGQGQHFDLLDYGCGDGTFVTMIAPRFAHVVGTDINRHQIEDCQARLSTINNARFYLTSELNTVRQLFDRIVCMETLEHCPEPIVDGVLQDIQRLCKPQGKIIISVPIETGLTFLIKLVFRTLAAWRGLSEYKYYESYSLSNALRMIFSTENTVVERPIYGLPDSPQHSHYGFNWKRCRLQVEKYFTIEEVCFSPVNRLNGIVSSQVWFICSQKS; encoded by the coding sequence ATGAAGCAAACTACCCGTGGTCACTATTATCGCAAGCAGCTAGAATGCCAATCCTCAGTGATTTCCTGGTCACATCGATCGAGGTTTGAAGCCGCTGCAAAGCTGATTGGACAAGGACAGCATTTTGATCTTCTCGATTATGGTTGTGGTGATGGAACTTTTGTGACGATGATTGCTCCTCGTTTTGCTCATGTTGTTGGAACAGACATTAATCGTCATCAGATTGAAGATTGCCAAGCTAGATTAAGTACGATCAACAATGCCCGTTTCTATCTCACATCGGAGCTAAACACAGTGCGTCAATTGTTCGATCGCATTGTCTGCATGGAAACGTTAGAGCATTGTCCAGAACCTATTGTAGATGGGGTACTACAGGATATTCAGCGATTGTGTAAGCCGCAAGGAAAAATCATCATTAGTGTCCCGATCGAAACGGGGCTAACGTTCTTGATTAAACTGGTGTTTCGGACTCTAGCAGCTTGGCGAGGACTGAGTGAGTACAAATATTATGAGTCTTACTCGCTATCAAATGCGCTGCGAATGATCTTTTCAACTGAAAACACTGTAGTTGAACGTCCAATCTATGGATTGCCCGATTCACCTCAGCACTCACACTATGGCTTCAATTGGAAGCGTTGTCGATTGCAAGTTGAAAAGTATTTCACGATCGAGGAAGTTTGCTTTTCTCCGGTTAATCGATTGAACGGAATTGTGAGTAGTCAAGTTTGGTTTATCTGTTCTCAGAAGTCGTGA
- a CDS encoding glycosyltransferase family 1 protein — translation MQVAVVCDYPEEQWHSMDVCSRMLIDHWQFNDHSQRHSICPSFQHRFTRLPVIGTRKAAFNGDRLLNRFWDYPNYLKKISNQFDVFHVCDHTYAQLVHELPAGRTGVYCHDIDAFRSLVEPEREPRPHWYRAMSQRILDGLQKAAIVFYSTQAVRQQLEHYGLVDCNRLIHAPYGISPEFSIKRHGLLPKAIRSPFILHVGSCIPRKRIDVLLDVFAELSQHHPELQLVKVSGEWTDEQNQQLDRLNIRSKTIHLQNLPTSTIAALYRRAEVVLLTSEAEGFGLPLIESLACGAIVVVSDLPVFREVAQDAAVYCPVADISAWVNAIETVLNDPNQAPARSRRLEIAGQYSWQKHAETIRQAYLQLGS, via the coding sequence ATGCAGGTTGCAGTTGTTTGTGATTATCCCGAAGAGCAGTGGCACAGTATGGATGTCTGTTCTCGAATGTTGATTGATCATTGGCAATTCAACGACCACTCTCAGCGTCATTCGATTTGTCCGAGCTTCCAGCATCGATTTACACGACTTCCTGTGATTGGAACTCGGAAAGCTGCATTTAATGGCGATCGCTTACTCAATCGATTCTGGGACTATCCGAACTATTTGAAAAAGATCTCGAATCAGTTCGATGTGTTTCATGTTTGTGATCATACTTATGCTCAATTAGTGCATGAATTACCTGCGGGTCGAACGGGTGTCTACTGTCATGATATTGATGCGTTTCGATCGCTGGTTGAACCTGAACGAGAACCCCGCCCGCACTGGTATCGAGCAATGTCACAGCGGATTCTCGATGGATTGCAAAAAGCAGCGATCGTCTTTTATTCGACTCAAGCGGTTCGACAACAGTTAGAACACTATGGATTGGTCGATTGCAATCGCTTAATTCATGCACCTTACGGAATTTCGCCAGAGTTTTCGATCAAGCGTCATGGATTGCTGCCAAAAGCGATCCGATCGCCATTTATTCTGCATGTTGGAAGCTGTATTCCACGTAAACGGATTGATGTGCTGCTTGATGTATTTGCAGAGTTGAGCCAACATCATCCTGAATTGCAGTTAGTAAAAGTCAGTGGTGAGTGGACAGACGAGCAGAATCAGCAACTCGATCGGTTAAATATTCGATCAAAAACCATTCATTTACAGAATCTTCCAACTTCTACGATCGCAGCTTTGTATCGTCGGGCGGAAGTTGTCTTACTAACCAGTGAAGCGGAAGGTTTCGGCTTGCCGCTGATCGAATCTTTGGCTTGTGGCGCGATCGTAGTTGTGAGTGATTTACCTGTGTTTCGAGAAGTGGCGCAAGATGCAGCGGTCTATTGTCCGGTTGCGGATATTTCAGCTTGGGTGAACGCGATCGAGACAGTACTGAATGATCCAAATCAAGCTCCAGCACGATCGCGACGGCTAGAGATTGCGGGTCAGTATTCTTGGCAGAAACATGCTGAAACGATTCGGCAGGCTTATCTGCAATTGGGGAGCTAG
- a CDS encoding glycosyltransferase family 4 protein: MRLLFVNAVGAIGGAERVLLTMIDSLRKLDRRLEIFLIVGTHGALIEAAEALGVTVVCLPLPQPINRFGDSGARSRFLKFKLLLKVGFALPEFLDYRKRFHRLIQKIQPDLIHSNSIKTHLLLAALPRIQAPIVWHIHDFYQSRPVVARILQWAQSSAVYAIAVSNAVAKDAKSLLPRVPIGVVYNAVPPCLIRSVVPNPSVNATNPRPLNPPFWETLKPVTVLTSKEILHSKSPTRGEFRGLPRSVALKDQSGITHSTVQIGLVATFARWKGHDVFLRAAAQVVRELPGVPMQFLIVGAPIYQTQGSQYSIAELQAGVARLGLDRFVQFIGFQSDPAAIYEALDIVVHASTQPEPFGLVIAEAMSFGKAVIVSYAGGAAELITPEYDAIAVLPKDVDAIAQAMIRLIQKPEERERLGQNAKRTALERFNSDRLGSELLEVYRRCGLEECSIRFVADPPRNGIRG; the protein is encoded by the coding sequence ATGAGACTTTTGTTTGTCAATGCAGTTGGCGCGATCGGAGGGGCAGAACGGGTACTGCTTACAATGATTGATAGTTTAAGAAAGCTCGATCGTCGATTAGAAATTTTTCTAATCGTTGGGACACATGGAGCATTGATTGAAGCGGCTGAAGCGCTCGGTGTAACGGTTGTTTGCTTGCCATTACCACAGCCGATTAATCGGTTTGGCGATAGTGGAGCACGATCGCGCTTTTTGAAGTTCAAATTACTACTAAAAGTTGGATTCGCACTCCCGGAGTTTCTCGACTATCGAAAACGGTTCCATCGTCTGATTCAGAAAATTCAACCTGACTTAATTCACTCGAACAGTATTAAAACGCATTTACTATTAGCTGCACTACCGCGAATTCAAGCTCCGATCGTGTGGCATATTCATGATTTTTATCAATCTCGTCCCGTAGTTGCTCGGATTTTGCAGTGGGCACAATCTTCGGCGGTTTATGCGATAGCAGTTTCAAACGCAGTTGCGAAGGATGCAAAATCGTTACTGCCTCGTGTACCGATCGGGGTAGTTTACAATGCGGTTCCGCCTTGCTTGATTCGTTCCGTTGTACCGAATCCATCTGTGAATGCTACAAATCCTCGCCCCCTAAATCCCCCATTCTGGGAGACTTTGAAACCTGTAACGGTTCTGACTTCCAAGGAGATTTTACACTCAAAGTCCCCCACTCGTGGGGAATTTAGGGGGCTACCAAGATCTGTGGCACTAAAAGATCAATCTGGTATTACACATTCAACAGTTCAGATTGGTCTAGTCGCAACCTTCGCACGTTGGAAGGGGCATGATGTCTTTTTGCGTGCGGCGGCTCAGGTGGTGCGTGAATTGCCTGGGGTTCCAATGCAGTTTTTGATTGTGGGTGCTCCGATTTATCAAACTCAGGGATCACAGTACTCGATCGCGGAACTTCAGGCAGGAGTAGCGCGATTGGGACTCGATCGATTTGTTCAATTTATTGGGTTTCAGTCTGATCCTGCTGCTATTTATGAAGCTCTAGATATTGTTGTTCATGCGAGTACTCAGCCTGAACCGTTTGGGTTAGTGATTGCTGAGGCGATGTCTTTTGGAAAAGCGGTGATTGTTTCTTATGCGGGTGGGGCGGCGGAGTTAATCACCCCGGAATATGATGCGATCGCGGTTCTTCCAAAAGATGTGGATGCGATCGCACAAGCAATGATTCGGTTGATTCAGAAGCCGGAGGAGCGGGAACGGTTGGGGCAAAATGCAAAACGAACTGCACTGGAGAGATTTAATAGCGATCGACTGGGAAGCGAACTATTAGAGGTTTATCGTCGGTGTGGTTTGGAAGAATGTTCGATTCGCTTCGTTGCTGACCCGCCCCGGAATGGAATTCGGGGCTGA